The segment CGACCGCAACACCTTCTTCGGCACCGAGGCTCAGCTGCGCGCCTGGGCGGCCGGGTCGTGAACAGGACGTCGGCTGCCTCGCTGGCCGAGCTCGAACGGCTCGAGCTGGCGCACTGGCGGCCGAGCCACTGCGAGCCGCTCGGGCCATGGCTGCTCCGCGCTCACCACGGATTCACCGGGCGGGCCAATTCCGTTCTCGCCCTGGGGAATCCGGCCACCCATGGGCTCGACCTGGGCGAGGCGTTACGACGGGTGCACGCCTTCTACACCGCACGGTCGCTGCCGGTGCGGATGTCATTGCCGGTTCCAGCGGACTGCCCGGCCCCGGTCGCCGGCCCGGCCACCGCACTACCCGTCGAGGCCCTGGCCGCCCTGCCCGAGCTCCGCGACGGCGCCGAACAGCTCGCGCTGCGCGCCGCCGTGGACGCCGCGGGCTGGCACCCGGGGGCGGGTACCAGCGCCTACACCCTGACCAGCACGCCCGAGCGGCTGCTGGCCGAGCCGGCGACGCCGTTGCCCGACGGCCTGGACGCCACCCGCACCGACACCCCGGACGCCGCGTGGCTGGCCACCTACCGCTACCTCGGTCAGGACCTGCCCCCCGCCGGCAGCTCCCTGCTGCTGTCCGCGCCCATGCAGGCGTTCTTCACCGTGCGCGATCCGGCAGCCGACGTCACCGCAGCGGTGGCCCGCGGCTCGCTCGACGGCGACCTGGTCGGAGTGACCGCGGTCGAGGTGCACCCCACCTATCGCCGCCGCGGCCTGGCCCGGCACCTGCTGTGGGCCATCGCCGACTGGGCCGCGGCCGCCGGCGCTCGCCGAGCGTTCCTGCAGACCGCAGCCGCCAACGGCGCGGCGCACCGGCTCTACCTGTCGAGCGGGTTCCGCGTGCATCACCGCTACGACTACCTGACGCCGACGAGTTGAGACCGTCGGGCGGAGGTCGTCGGGCGGAGCTCGTCAGCGCCCGGGCCGTGGGCCCGGTACCAGGTTCGTGTCGCTCGGCTTCGGGCCGCAGATCACCTTGTCCTCAGCGATGTACGTGGTGCGCCAGGTCTGATCCTTGACGACCTTGCCGTCCTTGAGGACCTTGCGTCTCACGGACACGTCGAAGCCCGAATTGGCGTCCTGCGCCACGCAGTTCGGCCTCGGGTCGTACACCGTCTTGGGCAGTCGAGGGTTGCTGCGCTCGCTCTTGGAGGCGATCACATCGTCGTACTGCTTGGTACTCCAGAAACTGACGTTGACGGTGTTGGTCACACTCGCCTCGACCAGCACGCCGTACGGAGAGTCGTTGCGCCACTTCAGGTCCACGTTCGGGTAGTTGACCGTGGCCTCGCGCCCCTCGGGATAGCGCGAGATGTAGAACGAGTGCGGCATGTGATGGACGTCCTCGAGACCGGCGAAGAAGACGTTGTTGTAGATGGTGGTCGCCATCTGCGACACCCCACCGCCGTAGCCCGGAACCAGTCGGCCGTTCATGATCGTCGGTGCCTCGGCGTACCCTTTCTCGGGAGTTCGCTTGCCCAGCACCTCGTTCAGGCTGAACACCTGCCCCGGCAACACCAGGGTGCCGGTGACGGTGCGGGCCGCGATGCGCAGGTTGTTGGTGCGCGGCGCGTTGGACGTCAGATTGGTACTGAACGTCGAGACCTTCTCCTTCACACCGAGCGCCGTGGCCTGCTCGGTGGTCAGCTTCGGCTTGGCGACGGCCGCGGCCAGCACCAGCTTGCGGTCAGGTGCCAGCAGAGCCGTCTTCGCCGCAGCCGCCAGCGCCACCGGGTCCAGCGTGACGCCGTCCTTGGACGGGATCACCGTCGGGACGCCGTCCTTCAGCACGATCTTGGCGTCCTGCGGCTTCTGCTCGGTCACGCTGCCGGCGGCCAGGACGGCGGTGCGCAGCGCAGCGCCGTCGACGACGAGTTCCAGCCGGCCCTTCGAGGCGGCGCTGGGCGCCATCGACAGGATGGGCTGCACCGCGGCCTGGGTGATGGTTGTCGTGGTGCCACCGATCACCACGGTGAGCGGCCCCGAAGCGGCCTTGGCGGCGTCCTCGGCGAGCGCCCGGTCCACCTCGGTCTGGGTGATCACGGGTTGGGTCTGCTTCACCGGCAAGCTGAGGGTGCCGGAGCGGGCGAGCCACCCCCGGGCCACCACCTCCAGTGCGGCGTCCACATCCAGGCTGGTGCCGGTCACCGCGGCGACGGCGTGCGGGCCGGCGGCCTCGAAGGTGATGTCGCCGTTGACCGGCGGCTGGGCGGTCTGCTGGGCGATCGCCTCCAGCGTGGTGCGCAGCGCCGTCCGGTCGGCCCCGGGCAGGGCGGGCTCGTCGGCACCGCCGACGATCTGGTGCCAGACCCGTGACGGGTTGACCGCACCGCCCAGGACGGCGTCGACGCTCGCCGCGGCATCCAACCGGAGGCCGGCCGCAGTCGGGTCGAGGCTCGCCTGACGCCCCCCCACGGCAACCGGGATCGGCAGGCTGGCCGACGGGGCGCGGGCCGAGAGCTCGGTGATGGCCCGATCGCGGCGCAACCCACCCAGCTCGACGCCCCCGATGCTGGTACCCCGGGGGACGAGGTCCACAGTCGCTGCCGCGGCCACCGCACCGCCGAGAGCCCCGAGCAGCAGAACCGAGGCCGTCACCAGGACGGCGCGGCGGCGGCCGTTCCGGTGGTCGGCCGCAGGCGGCGGACCACCGACGGATGCACCGGGCAGCAGCGTGCCGGCCGGGGACGAGGACCAGGTGGCGGGACCGCTGGACAGCAGGGTGCCGTCGGCAACGGTGTCCCCGGCGAAGGGATCCGCGACCACGGCGCCTGCGGCAACTGGAGAGGACGGTGACGGCGTCTCACGTGCGGCGCGAGCCGCCGCCTCGGCCTCAGCCAGGGCCTGCTGGTCGACGGGGGGCAACGGAACCGGCCGCGGCGAGACCGCGGGGGCGAACACCTCCGAGAGGAGGTCCATCCCCTCGGTGGGCGGAGTGACGTCGACGTCCGGGCCGGCGTCCGGGCCGACGTCGCCGACAGACGCCTCGGGCGGGGCAGCGGGCATCGTCAACGGGGCTGTCGGCGGCAGCGGCGGTGGCACCGGAGCCGGAGCTGGCGCCTGCGCCGGGCCCGGAGCCGGGGCGGGTACGGGAATCGGTGCCGGGGTGGCTTCGGGAGGGGGTGTGGACGTCGGCGCCACCGGACGTGCAGCAGGCAACGGGATGGCGTCGGTGGGGTGGACCCACTCGTCACCCGCGACGGTTGCCGCGACGACCGGTGCGACGACGACCGGTGCGACGACGTCCGAGTCCTCCTCGGCCGGCTCCGCGTCGCCGGGTGCTTCGGCGACGAGTGCGACGTCGCCCGCATCCGCGTCGACCAGATTCGCGTCGGCCGAGTCCTCGTCGCCGGGTGCTGCGTCGTCCGATTCGCCGACGCCCGATTCGCCGTCGGCCGATGCACCGCCGGCCGAGGCCGCGTCTGCGGGTGCATCATCGTGGGGGGCTGCGTCATCCGACGCGGCATCGCGTGGCGCAGGCTGTTCCCCCTGCCCCCCGACGGTGCCGGATCGCGTCATCCAGGCCAAGAGGTCGGCCGGCGAGGCCCACCCGGGCCGGGAGCCGGGCGAGGCGTCCTCCTCGGATTCCTCGGATTCCTCGGCCGTCTCGACAACCTCGACCGCTGCCCCGGACGCCCCCGGCGCTTCGACCGTGTCCCCGGCCTCACTCGACTCCATCGGTTCGCTGGAGGTCACCGTGATCACCTCGGGTTGATCCGCGGCCTCTGCGGATCGGCCGCGGTCACTCAGGGCGTCAGTCACAGCGGCATCGTAAGGCGCCCGAGACGACCGCGACGCCCAGGTCCGACGAGGTGGGACGACAAAGAGTCACGAATGGTGTCAGTCAGTCGCGGACTGCGGTCGCCGCTGAGCAGATCGTCACCGCAGGTCGCGGTAGCTACTGCGGTAGTAGAGCAGCGCTCCGGCGTCGGAGTCGGCCAGCACGCAACCGAGCACCTCACCCACCACGATGCTGTGGTCCCCGGCGGCCACCACCTGAACCGTGCGGCACTCCAGCCAACTCAGCGCCTGTTGGAGCAACGCCACCCCGGTGTGCTCACCGCGCACGTGGGCCACCCGGTCGAGTTGGCCCGGCAGCGGCCGTCCCCGGGTGGCCAACCAGGTCGAGGCGCCCTGCGCCGTGGCATCCAGCACGCTGACGCCCCACCGTCCGCTGGCGAGCACGGCGTCGTGAAACCGGGCCTCCTGCTCGACGCAGACCAACACCATCGGCGGCGTCATCGACACCGAGGTGAAGGCGTTGGCGGTCATCGCATGATCGACCCCGTCCACCACGGTGGTCACGACGCAGATGCCGGTGGCGAAACGGCCGACCGCCCGCCGAAAGACCTGGGGGTCGGCTTCGGCGGGCGGAGGCGTGGCCGGTGTGGGCGAGGTCGTCGACACCCGATGGAGACTACGCGGTCGTTGTGGGCTCTTTGCGCTGAGTCGGAGCCCACCAGGCACCGCCGGTTCGCAGATCCACCGTGGCCGGCGGGGCGATCCGCTGGGTGGGCCAGGACGCCGCGGCGGGCACCTCGGACGCCGTCCCCGGACTCACGCGGACTCGCGGCCGCTGATCGCTCGCCTGGTGGGCCGCCTGAGCGGCCTCCAGGACGTCGGTGATCTCGCGTCCGATGAGCTCGTGGCGCTCCAGCAGCGCATCCCGCAGCGCCTCGACCAGGTGCCGGTTGCCGGCCAGCAACCCGACAGCCCGTTCCTTCTGGGCCGTGAGCAGTCCCTCGACCATCCGGCGGCCCTCACCGTCACCGAGTACCCGACCGACCAGGCCCGGGTCGCCGAAGGCCGACCCCTGCACCGCACCGAACGAGATCAGCGTGTCAGACATGCCGGCCTGACCGACCATCTGGGCCGCAACGTTGGTGGCGTAGGTCAGGTCGCCGGCCGGGCCGGTGGAGATGTCTCCGAAGAACAGTTCCTCGGCCACCTGACCACCGAAGGCGATGCACATCAACGCCTCCAGCTCACTGCGTGAACGGGTGTAGACGTCGGCCGTGTCACCATGCGCCAGCAGCCCCAGGGCATCGGCGCGTTTGACGATGGTCAGTACCTCGAGCCGGCGCTGCGGTGCCACCAGCCAGGCGAGCGTGGCATGCCCGGCCTCGTGCGTGGCGATCAGGTTCTTCTCGTGCTCGGTGTAGCCGACGGGTTGACCGAGGCCCACCTCGATCACCATCCGGGCCCGCTCCAGGTCGGCCCAGTTGAGGCCGTCGCCGTCGCGCCGGATGGCGTTGATCAGCGCCTCGTCGAGCAGGTGCTCCAGCATCACCGGGGTATAACCCTGCGTGATGCCTGCCAGAGCATCACGACGCTCGTCGTCGTCCATCTCGCTCTCGTGCGCCTTGCGGCCCAGGAAGTGGTCGATCAGCTCGCGGCGTCCGGCATGGTCGGGCACCGAGAACACCAGCCGGCGGTCGAACCGGCCCGGACGCAACAGCGCCGGGTCGAGCCCGTCGGCCCGGTTGGTGGCCGCGATCACCAGCACCTCAGGGGCCTCGGTGCGCGGCCGCGGGATCTGACGCGAGGCCGGCAACAGGGTGTTCACCGCATCGATCACGGCGCTGCGCATCCGCTCGCCGGTGGTCGGGGTGTCGAACGACTGCATCTGTACCAGCAGTTCGTTCACCACCCCGCCGACGCCCTCGCTGGTCATCGACCGATGGACGACGCCCCCCGCCGGGTTGACGGAGGCTGCGGAATACATCGCCGGCAGGCCGGTGAGACCACCGCAGTCCAGGGCGGACATGCCCACGACGGCCCGGCTCGATCCACCAGGTGTCATCGCCGCGCCCGAGTGGGCCACCGCGGGCATGCCGCCCCGCGTCATCGCGATCGCGTCGATCTCCTCGATGAAGGCGATGGCCCCACCCTCGGCCCGGGCGGCCTTGCGCAGTTCGGTGAAGAAGGCCCGGATCTTGCGCGAGGTGGCGCCGTAGAACATCGACTGGAACGAGGTCGCCGAGACGAACAGGAACGGGACCCCGGCCTCGGCGGCCATCGCCTTGGCCATGTGCGTCTTGCCGGTGCCGGGTGGGCCCTCGAAGAGCAGGCCGCGTCGGGGGCTGCCGCCCATCTCCCGCCGGAAGGTGCGGGCCGACAAGAACAGGTCGAGCGAGCGCTTCACGTCCTCGGTGACCGGGGCCAGGCCCTTGACGTCCTCGAACCGGACGTCGAGCTGTTCGGGGCGGTAGACGAGGTGTGGCGAGCGACCGGCGAAGACGTAGCTGCCGAGGGTGGCGGCGATCATCGCGGCGAAGAAGATGCCGGTCATCAGGTAGATCGGGTCCACCGTGGGCATCGCGGGCAGCACATGGTCGGCGATGGCCAGGCGGTAGCCCACCCAGGCCAGGACGACACCGAGCCCGGCGGCCAGCCGCAGCACCCGGAACCGCCGGCGGCGCTCGCGCATCCGGGCCACGTCCGTGATCAGCGGGCGGGTCGAGCGCGACGCGGCAGCGAGCGTCTCCACCGGGGTCGCCGTGGATGCGGTCATCACGATGGGTGCCTGCGTCTCGTCCTCGGCGTGCCTGCCCATGTCACTCCCGGTCTCGTTCCGCCCGGCTGATGATTACCGGTAGTGACGATGATGCGGACCAGGGGGCCGTGGGTGCCACCCTGAACACTCTCAGTCACCCAGGCGACGGCACCGATTCACTCGGACAGCCCCACCCTCGGTGATCATGTAATCCGTGCACGCTCGTGAATTGCTTCACGAGCGTGCACGGATTACATGATCACCGAGGGTTTGGGAGGCCGGCGAAGAGGTCGGTGAGCGGCTCGCCGTCCGGCCTCGGGTGAGTGCCACCGGCGAGGCGGTAGTACTCGACCGGGGCGATCAGCTGCCCCAGGTCGTTGCTCAGCGCGAAGTAGGGCTCGTGAACGCTCACCTGGGTGGCGTGAGCGCGCAAGGCAGCTGCCTTGCGCGCCAGCACCGCATGCCCGTCGACCGCCGCGCTCACCTCCTCGTCGGCGACCACCACCGGCGACGGCGCGGCGTCCGGCCAGGGGGCGAACGGGTTGCCCGGCTCGGCGAGCCGTGCCCGCTCGGCGGCCGCGACAGAGGCCGGCACCACGATCCAGAACACCCGCGCCACCGGCCAGACGGCCAGCTCCACCGCACGCATGGTCACCCGATGAGCCTGCACGTGATCCGGGTGCCCGTAGCCACCGCTGGGGTCGTAGGTGATGACCACCTGGGGCCGGACGTCGTCGATCACCGCCGCCA is part of the Kineosporiaceae bacterium genome and harbors:
- a CDS encoding VanW family protein, whose protein sequence is MTDALSDRGRSAEAADQPEVITVTSSEPMESSEAGDTVEAPGASGAAVEVVETAEESEESEEDASPGSRPGWASPADLLAWMTRSGTVGGQGEQPAPRDAASDDAAPHDDAPADAASAGGASADGESGVGESDDAAPGDEDSADANLVDADAGDVALVAEAPGDAEPAEEDSDVVAPVVVAPVVAATVAGDEWVHPTDAIPLPAARPVAPTSTPPPEATPAPIPVPAPAPGPAQAPAPAPVPPPLPPTAPLTMPAAPPEASVGDVGPDAGPDVDVTPPTEGMDLLSEVFAPAVSPRPVPLPPVDQQALAEAEAAARAARETPSPSSPVAAGAVVADPFAGDTVADGTLLSSGPATWSSSPAGTLLPGASVGGPPPAADHRNGRRRAVLVTASVLLLGALGGAVAAAATVDLVPRGTSIGGVELGGLRRDRAITELSARAPSASLPIPVAVGGRQASLDPTAAGLRLDAAASVDAVLGGAVNPSRVWHQIVGGADEPALPGADRTALRTTLEAIAQQTAQPPVNGDITFEAAGPHAVAAVTGTSLDVDAALEVVARGWLARSGTLSLPVKQTQPVITQTEVDRALAEDAAKAASGPLTVVIGGTTTTITQAAVQPILSMAPSAASKGRLELVVDGAALRTAVLAAGSVTEQKPQDAKIVLKDGVPTVIPSKDGVTLDPVALAAAAKTALLAPDRKLVLAAAVAKPKLTTEQATALGVKEKVSTFSTNLTSNAPRTNNLRIAARTVTGTLVLPGQVFSLNEVLGKRTPEKGYAEAPTIMNGRLVPGYGGGVSQMATTIYNNVFFAGLEDVHHMPHSFYISRYPEGREATVNYPNVDLKWRNDSPYGVLVEASVTNTVNVSFWSTKQYDDVIASKSERSNPRLPKTVYDPRPNCVAQDANSGFDVSVRRKVLKDGKVVKDQTWRTTYIAEDKVICGPKPSDTNLVPGPRPGR
- a CDS encoding AAA family ATPase, which gives rise to MTASTATPVETLAAASRSTRPLITDVARMRERRRRFRVLRLAAGLGVVLAWVGYRLAIADHVLPAMPTVDPIYLMTGIFFAAMIAATLGSYVFAGRSPHLVYRPEQLDVRFEDVKGLAPVTEDVKRSLDLFLSARTFRREMGGSPRRGLLFEGPPGTGKTHMAKAMAAEAGVPFLFVSATSFQSMFYGATSRKIRAFFTELRKAARAEGGAIAFIEEIDAIAMTRGGMPAVAHSGAAMTPGGSSRAVVGMSALDCGGLTGLPAMYSAASVNPAGGVVHRSMTSEGVGGVVNELLVQMQSFDTPTTGERMRSAVIDAVNTLLPASRQIPRPRTEAPEVLVIAATNRADGLDPALLRPGRFDRRLVFSVPDHAGRRELIDHFLGRKAHESEMDDDERRDALAGITQGYTPVMLEHLLDEALINAIRRDGDGLNWADLERARMVIEVGLGQPVGYTEHEKNLIATHEAGHATLAWLVAPQRRLEVLTIVKRADALGLLAHGDTADVYTRSRSELEALMCIAFGGQVAEELFFGDISTGPAGDLTYATNVAAQMVGQAGMSDTLISFGAVQGSAFGDPGLVGRVLGDGEGRRMVEGLLTAQKERAVGLLAGNRHLVEALRDALLERHELIGREITDVLEAAQAAHQASDQRPRVRVSPGTASEVPAAASWPTQRIAPPATVDLRTGGAWWAPTQRKEPTTTA
- a CDS encoding GNAT family N-acetyltransferase, translated to MNRTSAASLAELERLELAHWRPSHCEPLGPWLLRAHHGFTGRANSVLALGNPATHGLDLGEALRRVHAFYTARSLPVRMSLPVPADCPAPVAGPATALPVEALAALPELRDGAEQLALRAAVDAAGWHPGAGTSAYTLTSTPERLLAEPATPLPDGLDATRTDTPDAAWLATYRYLGQDLPPAGSSLLLSAPMQAFFTVRDPAADVTAAVARGSLDGDLVGVTAVEVHPTYRRRGLARHLLWAIADWAAAAGARRAFLQTAAANGAAHRLYLSSGFRVHHRYDYLTPTS
- a CDS encoding flavin reductase family protein; this encodes MSTTSPTPATPPPAEADPQVFRRAVGRFATGICVVTTVVDGVDHAMTANAFTSVSMTPPMVLVCVEQEARFHDAVLASGRWGVSVLDATAQGASTWLATRGRPLPGQLDRVAHVRGEHTGVALLQQALSWLECRTVQVVAAGDHSIVVGEVLGCVLADSDAGALLYYRSSYRDLR
- the mshB gene encoding N-acetyl-1-D-myo-inositol-2-amino-2-deoxy-alpha-D-glucopyranoside deacetylase, whose translation is MTSTDRPGPDRRSQRRLMLVHAHPDDESITTGATMAHYAAAGAQVCLVTCTRGEQGEVIPPQLAHLHGAALGRHREGELAEAMLALGVSDHRWLGAASGVRFIDSGMALDGAGGVVLPEDVAADAFAVADVERAAGLLAAVIDDVRPQVVITYDPSGGYGHPDHVQAHRVTMRAVELAVWPVARVFWIVVPASVAAAERARLAEPGNPFAPWPDAAPSPVVVADEEVSAAVDGHAVLARKAAALRAHATQVSVHEPYFALSNDLGQLIAPVEYYRLAGGTHPRPDGEPLTDLFAGLPNPR